Within the Catalinimonas niigatensis genome, the region ATTTTTTCTACTCTCGCCATCTTCATTGCCTGTATGGGCTTGTTTGGGCTATCTTCCTTTACCATCGTACAGCGAACCAAAGAAATCGGCATTCGCAAGGTGCTGGGGGCTTCCATAAGTCAGATTGTCCGACTCCTCTCCCGGGACTTTATCCGTCTGGTATTCGTTGCCAGTATCGTGGCGATACCCGTTGCCTATTTCGCAATGAAGGAATGGCTGAATGGATATGCCACCCGGATCAGCCTGAGCTGGTGGATATTTGCATTTCCCCTATGTACGATTTTGTTGATTGCTTTACTCACTGTAAGTTTTCAGACTATCAGAGCTGCCATAGCCAATCCAGCAAAATCGCTTCGCTATGAATAAAATTTAATAACTGATGAGGAATAAGTAATGATTAATCGTTCATCATCCATCACTAATCATTGACACCATGCTCAGAAACTATCTTACCATCGCCTACCGCCACTTACTCAAGAATAAAGTTTTTTCCTTTATCAATATCCTGGGACTGTCCATTGGCATGGCAGCCAGTTTCTTCATCTTACAGTATGTGAGCTTTGAATTGAGTTATGATGATTTTCATAGCCATGCTCAAGATACCTATCGGGTAACGATGGATATTTACAAAAATGGGGAACAGGAAGTTCAGTCAGCACGGGTGGCGCCAGGTGTGGCTGCTGCCTTTGAGACTGAGTTTTCTGAGATTGAAAACTACACCCGCTTGCTTATTCTCGGGCCGGATGCTGTGCTTACCTACCAAGATCGCTATGTCGGAGAAGAAGGCGTCTACCTGGCGGACTCGGCTTTCTTTGAAGTATTTTCTTATGATTTGCTTTATGGGAATGAGGAGACTGCATTAAGCGAACCCTTTTCTGTGATCATAACCCAAAGCACCGCTCAGATGCTGTTTGAAGACGAGAATCCGGTGGGACAGGAAATTGTGATGAATGCTTCTAATTTTGATGGTAATTCAATACCGTTCAAAGTGAGCGGAGTGATTAAGGATTTTCCTGCCAATACACATTTAAAGCCAGCAGTACTTATCTCTTACCCTACGCTCTTTGAATTTGTAGGCCATCAGTTTGACGAATCCTGGACCTGGAACGAAACTTATACCTACTTTAAGCTACAGCCTAGTACTGATCCTCAAGTATTATCGGCTGAATTTCCGGAAGTAGTACATCGTTTCAACAAAGCTCAGTTGGACGAGCAGAAACTGGACTGGCAATATCAGCTTCAACCCATCACGGATATCCATCTGTATTCGGATTTACAACATGAGTTAGCCTTTACTGATGCCGTGAATGGCAGCGCTTTCTATGTCTATTTTCTGGCAGTGGTAGGCCTGATGATCATCCTGATTGCTTACATTAACTTTATCAATCTGGTGACGGTAAAAGCATTGAACAGAGCCAAGGAAGTAGGCATCAGAAAAGTATCGGGTGCTCATCATAGCCAATTGATCTTTCAATTTTTCCTGGAATCACTGCTAGTTAATGTCATTGCCATTATCTTGAGTGTTACCCTTTTACAGCTGGGGACTCCGTACTTTTCAGCGCTATTTGATGTAAAGCTTACGCTTGTTACAGATAGCCATCCACTCCTTCTGGCTAGCTTTGGAATCTTCGTCTTACTACTGGTTTTGGGCAGTGGTTTTTATCCAGCATTTGTGCTTGCCCGTTACCAGCCTGACAAGGTGCTGAAAGGCAGTATCAGCAAAGGAAAATCCGGGGCAAAGCTTAGAAAGTTGCTGGTCACCGCACAGTTTGCTATCGCTATAGTATTAATTGCCCTCACACTGACAGCAGGGCTACAGATTCGCTACATGCAGCAGCAGTCTCTGGGATTTGAACCTGAACAGATGGTGGTTGTGAAAGGTCCCAAGGCTTATGATTATGGTTATGAGAATAATTTCTCTGCTTTTCAAAACAAGCTAAGCTCTCTAGCGCAAGTGAATAGCGTTTCGGGTGCTATTGTAGTACCGGGGCAGGAGATTTATCACTATAACGCTCAGGTCATGCTCAACGGTGAACAGACTTCCGGTGTATTTGCGCTCAATTTTGTGGCTCCGAATTACTTTTCACATTACGGAATTCCTCTGGTGGGCGGTCGTGTCTTCAGAGAAGAAGAAGCAGGCCAACCCAAGTGGGTGATCAATGAAGCAGCCATGAAACTTCTGGGGTTTGACAAAGCGGAAGAAGCACTTATGCAAACGATTGATAGAAATGGGCAAAAAGGAGAAATCATCGGAGTGGTCAAAGATTTTCATCACCAGAGCCTGAAAGAGGCGATCAGCCCTACACTGTTTTATTGCAGCAGGGAGCATAATTACTATTCCGTAAAAGTTGAAAATGGGCAATTGCCAGAGACTTTAAAGCAGGTACAAGCTACCTATATGGATTTGTTTCCCGGCAGTCCTTACGAATATTTCTTTCTAGATGAGTTTTTCAACCGGCAGTACCAGGCTGAGCAGCAGTTCAACATCTTCTTTCGTATCTTTTCTGGTCTGGCCATTTTTATTGCCTGCTTAGGTTTATTCGGGCTCTCTGCCTTTATGGCTACCCAAAGAACCAAAGAGATAGGCATTAGAAAAGTACTGGGTGCTTCGGTGAGTAATATTCTTGGCTTGCTTTCCAGAGATTTTATGAAACTGGTATTGATTGCCGGTATTCCTGCCCTGCCCCTTGCCTACTGGGCGATGCATGAGTGGCTGCAAAACTATGCTTTTCGCATTGACATCAGTTGGTGGCTGCTGGCAATACCTTTGGCATTGGTACTGTTTCTGGCACTGATCACAGTATCGGTACATACCCTGAAAGCAGCGTATACCAATCCGTCAAAATCGCTGAGATATGAATGATTGATGATAAGCCAGGATGGGTAATGAAGACAATCTACATGTACATTTTTCATTCAACATTTGTCAATATGGATGAATCGTCCGAATATTGGATAAACGCCCAAACAGATCGCAGATGACTTGCGTTCAACTAAGAAACTATCAACATATGCAGCGATTTTTCTTATTGACTTTACTGGTGCTTTTTTTCAGTGCTTGTCAGGAATTTGACTCTACCAAAATTATAGAACCTACAGATTTCCAGATTGAAGCGGTGAGTCTCAACCTCAGCGAAGGGGTACTGGCTACCAATGTAGCGGCTCAAAAAGTAGAGGAAGATACACAGTTTACTATTGTGGGCGCTACCCTGCGGCATGAAGGAAAGGAAACAGTAGGGATTTGGCTGTTTGACGAGCAAAACCCCTCTTCCATTAAAAGTGTCAATGAAGCTGCGCTGGCATTCTCGCCCTTTCCGGAGCAACATCAGCTAAAGGTTACGAGTGAAGCCCGTAACCTTTCCGCTTTTCTTCAGCGTTAAGAGAATTTATTCTTCTATTTTCAAAATCTGATCTATGCGATACAGGGCGTCGTCCAGATGTAGTCTCGTATTTCTGTTAGAATTCCGGCGTAGGGCGTTGCCAATATCTTCCTTGAGCATATTCAGTTCTTCCCTAGCGATAGCTCTGATATCAGATTGGCTTACATCTACCTCTGTCCAGCCGTAATATTCCTTGTAGTTATCTGACATGCTACTGAGTTCTGTGTCCAGCAGATATTCCATTCTTTCCAGATAAGCTCTCTGCAGGTTTCTGCGGTAAGGATCAATATTTCTTCCCTGATATATCTCAGACCAGACGCCTTCTCTCAGGTCATCCATCATGGCAAGAGCCGTATACGTATCCTCACCATACAATGCCTCTGCTTCTAATTGACGAGCCAGGCGCTGCGGATGCAGGAGATCGTTCAGCACATTTTCCTGAAATTTTCTGATCCTGTCCAACGCTCCGGCATGCTCTATCCTGCTTAGAATTTCAGTGTCAAGCATCCACTCCGGGGTAGCAAAAGCATTTTGTACCAGAAAATTCATCGCCTTTTGCTGATCTTCTTCTGACACTACTTCATACACTCCCCCTTCCTGATCATAAGTTTTATAGTTTTCATATACTCCACCTACGTTTTTGGTCACATGGCCCATGTAACGGTACCATTGCACAATCACCTGCTCGTAAATCTCAGCCAGTTCATCATAGTGCTCATTTTCCCGGAAAGTCCACTCCATCAGCTTTGGCATAACTCTTTTGAGGTTAGCCAAACCATATTCACTGGCTTTTACTGCATCGTCTCCCAGATCTTCATTTTGAGAACGGGGATCAATCTTGGCACCCGACTGCCTTCCGTAGAAATACACCGGATCATCCGCACGCTCTTTGATCCATTCATCCAGGATTTCCTCGGTTTCTTCAGGAGAATCACTTTCCGGGAAATAGGTGTAGCCCCATTTGATCGCCCACTCATCATATTCCCCAATTCTTGGATAGAAATTAGTGACTCCATCTTCAGGCTGGGCAATGTAATTAAATCGCGCATAGTCCATGATAGAGGGTGCAGAGCCATGGCTAGCTGTGAAGCTGGGTGAACGCAGAGAATCTACCGGATAGGCGTAGCTGGAACCCCAGTTGTGCGGTAATCCCAATGTATGTCCTACTTCGTGAGCTGCCACAAAGCGGATAAGCTCTCCCATCAGTTCTGTAGTGAATTCTACATTTCTGGCCTCCGGATTAGAAGCCGCTGTCTGGATCAGGTACCAGTTGCGCAGCAGGTTCATTACATTGTGATACCATAAAATATCACTTTCAAGAATTTCACCAGTGCGAGGGTCATGCACATGAGGTCCCTGCGCATTCTGTATGGGCGTGGTAATATAGCGAATGACCGAATAGCGTACATCTTCGGGTGAAAACTCAGGGTCTTCTTCCTGACTAGGTGGATCTTTGGCGATGATGGCATTTTTAAAACCGGCGGCCTCAAAAGCTTTCTGCCAGTCTTCAATCCCCTGCTTCAGGTAAGGCCTCCATTCCAGAGGGGTTGCCGGGTCCAGATAATATACTATCTGTTTTTTGGGTTCTACCAACTCTCCTCTGGCATAGGCTTCCTCGTCTTTGGGCACAAGTTTCCAGCGGGTAATCAGTTCCTGCTGAAAAGCCTTTTGCTTGTCCAAACCATAATCATACTGCTCAATGCTAAAATACCCCACACGATTGTCAGCCAGACGGGGTCTCATGGGGTCTTCAGGCAATACAATCATAGACTGGTTCATTTCCAAAGACAGCGTACCTGACTCTGCATCATCCGGAGGTGAGTCAGCTTCATAAGTCAGCACATGGCGTACTTCTACATTTCGCGGGTAGCTATGGATGTGTTGTACAAAACTACGGCTTCCATCCAGTTTTTTTACTTTGAAATTTTTGCGCTGATCATCATCCAGCGCGCTGATGAGCGGAATATCGGAAGTAAAAAAATTGTCTACCTGTATCACCAAAGCACTGGAATCCTCACTGAGTGCCTGAATCTTAAAGCTCTGGATGACGGGTTCAAAATTATTATTCTTTACCGACTGATAAATCGGTTTTTCCATGTCGGCCACATTGGTATAAGATACATGACGCATCAATATCTGCTTGTCTTTCCGCTGAAAACGGATGACCTGCTGAGAACGAGCCTTCATACCGGCTCCACCAAAACTCAGGTTGGGCGTCACGCCTGAAATTCTACTCACAAGCAGAATTTCTCGTTCCAAAAGCGAGTCAGGCAGCTCAAAATAATAGCTATCGTCAACTTTGTGGACGACAAAAAGCCCACTGTCAGTTTCTGCTTCTTCGGTGATCACTTCATCATAAGCCGTAAAATCACCTTTTTTCTCGTCTTCCTTAGCAGAGGCATCTCCATTGTCAGCCCCCTTTTTAGAAGATGACTGGTTAAATACCGAGCAACTTGCCAGGAAAACACAAACCATCAAGGTTAAGTAGTTAATACTTTTTCTGTTCATTATTCACTAAAAGGTTAATCAATTGTCGTTGATAAGCCTTGAGTAGACAAGGCATTTTTTTCCATCCTGCGAATTAAACCAATTATCTAAAAGATACCAACAAATAATTAATCTACTCATTTTCAAATATTTGTGGGGGTTGAAAAGACTATGTACGAAAATAATCGTAGCATCATTTGCAATTACGATAAAGATCGTATATCATTGAAGTACGATGTAAATCGTAGCAATTTTATGAATTGTTCTAAGGCTTTTGACATTCAATATTCTACCCATGAAAGAAAATAACATTCCCAAACCTACCGAAGCCGAACTAGAGATTTTACAGGTTTTGTGGCAATCCGGTCCTGCTACTGTAAGAGAAGTACATGATCAACTGGCTGAAAAGCGGGATATCGGCTACACCACTACGCTCAAAAATATGCAGAACATGGTACAGAAAGGTATGCTCAGACGCGATGAAGAGAGTCGGAGTCATATTTATCATCCACAGCTGAAACAAAAACAAACCCAACAGATGCTGCTGGATCGTTTTACCGAAAGTGCATTTGGCGGATCAGCCATGAACCTGGTAATGCAGGCGTTGGGTAATCGTAAAACGTCCAAAGAGGATTTGCAGAAAATTAAAGATCTCATACAAAAACTAGAAGGAGGTGAACAATGAAAGAAGCAAGCTTAGACCACCTGATGCAATCGCTGGGCTGGACCCTGCTACACAGCCTTTGGCAAACTGCCCTGATAGCCGCAGCCCTTTATGTGGTGCTGGCTTTTTCCCAACAATTGAGTCCCAATGTCAGGTATATCCTGGGTGTAGCTGCCTTGCTCTTTACCGGACTTCTGGCGACCACTACATTTTTAGACCTTTACTTTCATCATCAGCCAGCATTGGAAGAACTACACAAAGATATCTATGCAAGAGGCGTCAGTGCCCAGCCTTTCCAGATTACTTATACCCAAACTGAGCAGACGGCTGATCAAAGCATGTATGCGCAGGCTCTGCAAATCTTTGATGAGCTCAAATCCTACATCAATCATAACCTACAGTGGGTTGTGGCATTGTGGATGGGGGGCGTACTGCTTTTGTCCCTTAGGTTTGCCGGCTCGCTATTTTACATTTTCAAACTTAAAAGACGACTGACAACGACTGTAGCTGAGCAGTGGCAGAACAAAATGAAACAGATGGCAGCGCTACTCCAGATCAGTCAGCCGATTAAAATTTTATCCTCAGGTGTAGCACAGGTTCCAATGATGATAGGACACCTCAAGCCTGTCATTCTGATTCCTGCTGCGATGATGAGCGGCTTGCCGGAAGATCAGCTGGAAGCCATTATTGCCCATGAAGTTGCTCATATTTATCGTAAAGATTACTGGATCAATATCATTCAGTCCTTGTTTGAAATCATTTTCTTCTTTCATCCTGCCATCTGGTGGATATCTTCCGTGATTCGGGAAGAAAGAGAAAAATGCTGCGACGATCTGGCGATCGTACTGTGCGGCAGTTCCCTGACTTATGCCAAAGCGCTGGCCAGTGTGGAAGAAGTGAAGCTACAACATAGCCCACTGGCTTTGGCAATGAATGGCGGAAAAAGCAGCCTTTTTCAGAGAATTGAGCGCATCCTGGAACCTGGAAAAAGCGCAGGCAACCAGCGAGCGCGTTTTGTATCCGCTAGCCTGGCGATTGTGATCATCCTGCTGCTAAGTACGAGCGGAGATAGCATCGCTTACCGCTATGGAGAAGAGAAAGTAGATGAGGCATTGAAGTGGATCGTACTTACATCTTCATATTCCAGGCAAGATACTTCCATTAATCTGGATATAGAAAATGAAGTGGATATACAGCTTAATAAAGACATTGAATTTTCCAAGGATATTGAAATAGATACTGATGTAGAGGTAAATCCTGAAATTGACGTTGACCTGGATATGGATGATGTTTATACAGATACATTTCCAAATACATACACCTCTGTTTCAGCGGTATTAGCTCGGGTAAATTATCTGAATGACAGCCTTATGGCACCTGCAAAGCTGGCTACTGTTTTTGTAAATGGACAAAAATTCACTCCAAAAGTAAACTTTGTACATCGTGTTGATACTTTTCCGAATTTTGTGATCGTTGCCCCCTCTCATCCTGACAGCCTTCATAACTTCAATTTTTCATTTAAAATGGATAGTAGTGCGGTGTTTGATATTAGGGGAATCAAAGCTTTAGACTTTGATTCATTGTCAAGCCTGATGCTGCTTTCTCAAACTTTAAAGCCTGCTCTGGCTCTGGCAGATTCCTCACTCAGGAAATTGCAAACTTATTCCAATGCTTATCAATTCCATATGCAGGATACCTCTATTGAGAGAAGACTGCGGGAACTGGAAGCATCCATGAGGGAAAAAGAAAGAGAATTTGAAAAGCTAATGCGTGAAAAAGAAGAAGTAATCCAGGAGTTGCTCCGCGAAAAAGAGTTGGAGATGGAAGAACATGAAGAAGAATTTGAACAGGAGATGCGTGAACAGGAAAGAATGTTAGAAGAGCAAATGCAAGCGCATGAAGAGCAGATGAGAATGCAGGAAGAACAGATGGAAATACAGGAGGAGCAAATGAGAGTACAGGAAGAAATGCTACGTGAACAGGAAAGCCGTTTTGATGAAGCCAATGCCGATCTGGAAGAACAATTGCTGGAAGACGGCCTGATTAAGAATGGAGAAAGATATACTTTCAAGTTGTCTACCGAAGGACTTTTTATCAATGACAAAAGAATGGCAGAAAACTATTATAAAAAATACCTGAAGTGGATGCAGGAAAACGAAGTTTTCAGTTTTGAGGAAGGTTCAACCCTTAGCATTTCCAGAAAAGTAGAATAGGTAGTATATTTGTTTCCTATTTTAAAAGAAGCAGCTTAATATTAAGCTGCTTCTTTTATATTATTCAAAATAAAAATACATTGAGTTTAAATTCAAAATGCATTAAATTGGTTATATAACAACATCGTACATTTTATTTAAAGAAGTTTTTAATAATTGTAGAGAGGAAAATGACAAGCACTGAGTTTGAGCAATTATCAAGAGAAAGTAAATGTAAGTATGTATGGAACCGTTGCAATTTTCTGGCAACACGTTTTCATTATGAGCAATCACGCCGGTTTAGGATCAACCTATATCACAATGGTAGATTTTTTGTTGAAATCTGGTACAATAGTAAATATGATTATATAGGTGACATCATATCCTTTACTGATACCAAACTACTTGACCCTTATTTATCTGAAATTAATTTCAGAGCATTTCATGCCTGATTTTAGAAATTAGTTCTTATCCCTTCACCTGTTTTTTTGTAATAGCTTTAGCGATAAAAGATAACACAGCTACTGAGGCCAGCGCAATTCCTATAGCCATCCATTCTCTGGCACCTAACATTTCTAATTCAAAAATTTCTCTCATAGCGGGTACATAAATCAATATAGCCTGCAAGATAAGGCTGGTTGCCACTCCTATCCATAGCCATTTGTTGGTAAATACGGGAATTGAGAAATAGCTTCTTACTGCAAACAGAAGGACAAACTCGGAAATGACCACGAAGGTGAAAGTAGTAGTTTGTGCGAGTTGAAACTGTTCCTCTTCATTTCCACCTGTCCAGTAGAAAAGAACCAAAGCACCAATGGTAGAAATCACTGCAAGTACACAGGTAAGGATCAGTTCTGGTTTGGGCAAGATACTGCTGCCTCCCTTTTTTGGTTTGCGCTCCATAATATCCTCACCGTAAGGATCAACCGCCAGTGCAAGAGCAGGTGCACCATCAGAAATCAGGTTGATCCAGAGTAGCATGATCGCTGTCAGGGGTAGGTTCCAACCTAGTAAGGTAGCGACAAAGATGATCAGCACCTCTGATAAGTTGCCGGAAAGCAGGTGCATGATGGCTTTTTGAATATTATCATAGATACCTCTTCCCTCCTCTACTGCGTGCACAATATTGGTAAAAGAGTCATCCATCAGCACAAAGTCAGAAGCTTCTTTGGCTACATCAGTTCCCGAACCCACTGCCACGCCAATATTAGCTTTTTTGAGAGCAGGAGCGTCATTCACCCCATCGCCTGTCATGGCTACTACATTGCCTTTTCGTTGCAAGGCTGCAATAATTCTTTGTTTATGTTCCGGTACTACTCTTGCGAACACGTTGGCACCTTTTTCCAGATGCTCTTCCAATTCTTCATCAGACATATTACCCAACTCTGTACCCGTAAGGGCTTCACCCTCTATGCCTACATCTCCACCAATGGCGCTGGCCGTTTCCTTATAGTCACCAGTAATCATAATGACTCTGATACCTGCCTTTTTGGTAATGCTGATAGAATCTACCACATCCGGGCGCGGAGGATCTATCATGGCCTGCAGACCTACAAAGGTAAGTCCATCTTCCTTGAATTCACCATTTTTTTCTTTGTAGGCAAAAGCAAGTACTCTTAGTGCCTGTTGAGAAAAGTTATCTACCTGATCCTGAATTTTATTTCTCAGTTCATCACTCATCTCTACAGTATCCTCTCCCTGCATCACATGGCTACATACTTCCAATATCTGATCGGGTGCCCCTTTGGTATAGATCAGTTCTTTGCCTTCACTTTTTACCAGCACGCTCATGCGTTTTCGGTCAGAATTGAAAGGAATTTCGTCCAGACGCTCTGCTTCACCATTTACACCCGCTTTTTGTGCTGATACCAGCAGAGCCGCCTCCGTAGGATCTCCGGATATTTTCCACTCCCCTTCCTCTTTTCCTACAGAAGAGTTATTGCATACTTTTCCAATTTCAAACAACAGCGATGACACATAATCTTTTATTTCTCCTTCCGGTTCATAGCCAGATCCTTCTATCTCTGCTTCACTTTCCAACGTCCAGGCCTTTTTTACCGTCATCTGGTTTTGGGTAATGGTACCTGTCTTGTCAGAGCAGATGACGTTACAAGAACCTAAAGTTTC harbors:
- a CDS encoding ABC transporter permease, which codes for MLRNYLTIAYRHLLKNKVFSFINILGLSIGMAASFFILQYVSFELSYDDFHSHAQDTYRVTMDIYKNGEQEVQSARVAPGVAAAFETEFSEIENYTRLLILGPDAVLTYQDRYVGEEGVYLADSAFFEVFSYDLLYGNEETALSEPFSVIITQSTAQMLFEDENPVGQEIVMNASNFDGNSIPFKVSGVIKDFPANTHLKPAVLISYPTLFEFVGHQFDESWTWNETYTYFKLQPSTDPQVLSAEFPEVVHRFNKAQLDEQKLDWQYQLQPITDIHLYSDLQHELAFTDAVNGSAFYVYFLAVVGLMIILIAYINFINLVTVKALNRAKEVGIRKVSGAHHSQLIFQFFLESLLVNVIAIILSVTLLQLGTPYFSALFDVKLTLVTDSHPLLLASFGIFVLLLVLGSGFYPAFVLARYQPDKVLKGSISKGKSGAKLRKLLVTAQFAIAIVLIALTLTAGLQIRYMQQQSLGFEPEQMVVVKGPKAYDYGYENNFSAFQNKLSSLAQVNSVSGAIVVPGQEIYHYNAQVMLNGEQTSGVFALNFVAPNYFSHYGIPLVGGRVFREEEAGQPKWVINEAAMKLLGFDKAEEALMQTIDRNGQKGEIIGVVKDFHHQSLKEAISPTLFYCSREHNYYSVKVENGQLPETLKQVQATYMDLFPGSPYEYFFLDEFFNRQYQAEQQFNIFFRIFSGLAIFIACLGLFGLSAFMATQRTKEIGIRKVLGASVSNILGLLSRDFMKLVLIAGIPALPLAYWAMHEWLQNYAFRIDISWWLLAIPLALVLFLALITVSVHTLKAAYTNPSKSLRYE
- a CDS encoding zinc-dependent metalloprotease; translated protein: MNRKSINYLTLMVCVFLASCSVFNQSSSKKGADNGDASAKEDEKKGDFTAYDEVITEEAETDSGLFVVHKVDDSYYFELPDSLLEREILLVSRISGVTPNLSFGGAGMKARSQQVIRFQRKDKQILMRHVSYTNVADMEKPIYQSVKNNNFEPVIQSFKIQALSEDSSALVIQVDNFFTSDIPLISALDDDQRKNFKVKKLDGSRSFVQHIHSYPRNVEVRHVLTYEADSPPDDAESGTLSLEMNQSMIVLPEDPMRPRLADNRVGYFSIEQYDYGLDKQKAFQQELITRWKLVPKDEEAYARGELVEPKKQIVYYLDPATPLEWRPYLKQGIEDWQKAFEAAGFKNAIIAKDPPSQEEDPEFSPEDVRYSVIRYITTPIQNAQGPHVHDPRTGEILESDILWYHNVMNLLRNWYLIQTAASNPEARNVEFTTELMGELIRFVAAHEVGHTLGLPHNWGSSYAYPVDSLRSPSFTASHGSAPSIMDYARFNYIAQPEDGVTNFYPRIGEYDEWAIKWGYTYFPESDSPEETEEILDEWIKERADDPVYFYGRQSGAKIDPRSQNEDLGDDAVKASEYGLANLKRVMPKLMEWTFRENEHYDELAEIYEQVIVQWYRYMGHVTKNVGGVYENYKTYDQEGGVYEVVSEEDQQKAMNFLVQNAFATPEWMLDTEILSRIEHAGALDRIRKFQENVLNDLLHPQRLARQLEAEALYGEDTYTALAMMDDLREGVWSEIYQGRNIDPYRRNLQRAYLERMEYLLDTELSSMSDNYKEYYGWTEVDVSQSDIRAIAREELNMLKEDIGNALRRNSNRNTRLHLDDALYRIDQILKIEE
- a CDS encoding BlaI/MecI/CopY family transcriptional regulator; amino-acid sequence: MKENNIPKPTEAELEILQVLWQSGPATVREVHDQLAEKRDIGYTTTLKNMQNMVQKGMLRRDEESRSHIYHPQLKQKQTQQMLLDRFTESAFGGSAMNLVMQALGNRKTSKEDLQKIKDLIQKLEGGEQ
- a CDS encoding M56 family metallopeptidase; this translates as MKEASLDHLMQSLGWTLLHSLWQTALIAAALYVVLAFSQQLSPNVRYILGVAALLFTGLLATTTFLDLYFHHQPALEELHKDIYARGVSAQPFQITYTQTEQTADQSMYAQALQIFDELKSYINHNLQWVVALWMGGVLLLSLRFAGSLFYIFKLKRRLTTTVAEQWQNKMKQMAALLQISQPIKILSSGVAQVPMMIGHLKPVILIPAAMMSGLPEDQLEAIIAHEVAHIYRKDYWINIIQSLFEIIFFFHPAIWWISSVIREEREKCCDDLAIVLCGSSLTYAKALASVEEVKLQHSPLALAMNGGKSSLFQRIERILEPGKSAGNQRARFVSASLAIVIILLLSTSGDSIAYRYGEEKVDEALKWIVLTSSYSRQDTSINLDIENEVDIQLNKDIEFSKDIEIDTDVEVNPEIDVDLDMDDVYTDTFPNTYTSVSAVLARVNYLNDSLMAPAKLATVFVNGQKFTPKVNFVHRVDTFPNFVIVAPSHPDSLHNFNFSFKMDSSAVFDIRGIKALDFDSLSSLMLLSQTLKPALALADSSLRKLQTYSNAYQFHMQDTSIERRLRELEASMREKEREFEKLMREKEEVIQELLREKELEMEEHEEEFEQEMREQERMLEEQMQAHEEQMRMQEEQMEIQEEQMRVQEEMLREQESRFDEANADLEEQLLEDGLIKNGERYTFKLSTEGLFINDKRMAENYYKKYLKWMQENEVFSFEEGSTLSISRKVE
- a CDS encoding cation-translocating P-type ATPase — encoded protein: MEYYQQPSEKIFETLNSSADGLSENEAKQRQERDGLNELETETKINKLKLFIRQFKSFIIYIMLFALVLSLILGEYSDAIVIAAILIANAIIGYYQELSAQKSMQALKEMGVVKAKVVRDGNTKEIDSKYLVKGDVIYLDAGDKVPADARIFKSTELNIEESALTGESLAVEKNADPLEKEAQIGDQSNMVFSSTNIQRGTAWAVVVKTGMETEIGKITEMVKTAEKQLTPLQKRLDHFGKRLGYAVIGICLIVLLVIGVRDYLENGFSWEVVLDALLVAAALAVAAVPSGLPAVVTIALSAGVKKLLKRKALVRELASVETLGSCNVICSDKTGTITQNQMTVKKAWTLESEAEIEGSGYEPEGEIKDYVSSLLFEIGKVCNNSSVGKEEGEWKISGDPTEAALLVSAQKAGVNGEAERLDEIPFNSDRKRMSVLVKSEGKELIYTKGAPDQILEVCSHVMQGEDTVEMSDELRNKIQDQVDNFSQQALRVLAFAYKEKNGEFKEDGLTFVGLQAMIDPPRPDVVDSISITKKAGIRVIMITGDYKETASAIGGDVGIEGEALTGTELGNMSDEELEEHLEKGANVFARVVPEHKQRIIAALQRKGNVVAMTGDGVNDAPALKKANIGVAVGSGTDVAKEASDFVLMDDSFTNIVHAVEEGRGIYDNIQKAIMHLLSGNLSEVLIIFVATLLGWNLPLTAIMLLWINLISDGAPALALAVDPYGEDIMERKPKKGGSSILPKPELILTCVLAVISTIGALVLFYWTGGNEEEQFQLAQTTTFTFVVISEFVLLFAVRSYFSIPVFTNKWLWIGVATSLILQAILIYVPAMREIFELEMLGAREWMAIGIALASVAVLSFIAKAITKKQVKG